Proteins from a genomic interval of Paenibacillus sp. FSL H8-0048:
- the lepB gene encoding signal peptidase I — MNRELEEDFMRSRRQRYRSVTHSKSRQKSGRTWIKDMREWIITAGIVFAVMSLLNIYVFNVSTVIGQSMQPTLYQGEKLIINKIALSFGNPGRGEVVVLHDPSTGPSRKEYLVKRVIGIPGDIIEVRNQQLYLNGKLLDEPYIDTSIEDPDFSSLTVQAGTYFVMGDNRHAGASKDSRYFGAVAGESIVGKVSLIWWPFSKMKVL, encoded by the coding sequence ATGAACCGGGAGCTTGAAGAAGATTTCATGCGGAGCCGCAGACAAAGATACAGATCAGTAACGCATAGCAAGTCCAGACAGAAGTCCGGAAGAACGTGGATTAAGGATATGCGGGAGTGGATCATTACGGCGGGGATTGTGTTCGCAGTGATGTCGCTGCTTAATATCTATGTGTTCAATGTGTCTACTGTAATCGGCCAATCCATGCAGCCCACCCTATATCAGGGAGAGAAGCTGATTATTAATAAAATCGCCCTCAGCTTCGGGAATCCGGGCCGCGGGGAGGTTGTTGTCCTTCATGATCCCAGTACGGGACCCAGCCGCAAGGAATATCTGGTCAAGCGGGTAATCGGCATTCCCGGCGATATCATCGAAGTGCGGAACCAGCAGCTCTACCTCAACGGCAAACTGCTGGATGAGCCTTATATTGATACGTCTATAGAAGATCCTGATTTCAGCAGTCTTACCGTGCAGGCGGGGACCTACTTCGTTATGGGGGACAACCGGCATGCCGGAGCCAGCAAGGACAGCCGTTATTTTGGCGCTGTCGCAGGGGAGAGTATCGTGGGTAAGGTGTCCCTGATCTGGTGGCCTTTCTCTAAGATGAAGGTCTTGTAG
- a CDS encoding GNAT family N-acetyltransferase yields MHVRSFQLSDVTPVTELLQTALSEECFESTIEPFSRQLSWDSDLIVVAEDEGEIIGALIGTIEKNHGCYFRIAVHPDYRRRGVGKSLVTAMESRFQARKVSGIYVAVDEHNSFAMPLYKAMGYDENHIFKSVRKLSIVG; encoded by the coding sequence ATGCACGTTCGTTCCTTTCAATTAAGCGATGTAACTCCAGTGACTGAATTGCTGCAGACCGCATTATCGGAAGAATGTTTCGAGAGCACGATCGAGCCTTTCTCCAGGCAATTGTCATGGGATTCTGATCTCATTGTAGTTGCTGAGGATGAAGGAGAAATCATCGGTGCGCTGATTGGTACGATTGAGAAGAATCACGGCTGTTATTTCCGCATTGCCGTCCATCCGGATTACCGCCGCAGAGGAGTCGGCAAGAGTCTTGTAACGGCTATGGAGAGCAGATTTCAGGCGCGGAAGGTCAGCGGCATTTATGTTGCCGTCGATGAACACAATTCTTTTGCAATGCCTCTCTATAAAGCCATGGGTTATGACGAGAACCACATCTTCAAATCCGTGCGCAAGCTAAGCATTGTCGGGTAA